Within Peromyscus leucopus breed LL Stock chromosome 7, UCI_PerLeu_2.1, whole genome shotgun sequence, the genomic segment GCAGCCTGTAGATATATTCTTATCTCATGACTGGCCAAGAAGTATATATCATTATGGAAATAAGAAGCAGCTTCTTAAGACCAAATCTTTTTTCCGCCAAGAAGTGGAAAATAACACGCTAGGGAGCCCTGCTGCCTCGGAGCTGTTAGAGCACCTGAAGCCTGCGTACTGGTTTTCTGCACATCTTCATGTGAAATttgcagccttgatgcagcatcAGGTAGGACAGAAAATATTGTTCCTTATCTTTAATACACACTTACTGAACATCCATGAACTAGGCACCATGGGCACAGTGGTAAAGTCAGAGACCGGGccaggcggtggcgcacgcctttaatcccaacacttgggaggcagagccaggcaaacctccgtgagttcgaagccagcctggtctacagagagagatccaggacaggataggcaccaaaactacacgaagaaaccctgtctcaaataaataaacaaataaaaaattttaaaaaagccagagAGGGAAACACAACTCGCCTCTTAGAGGAGTTGCTTACTCAGTACTCAATGtgggaaagaaatgaggaagCAATTACAGAGTAAGGTGAGTGTGGTAGAAAAGGGCTGAGGTGTTGGAGGGACCCAAGCAGACTGGTGGGCTCAGATTGGTCCACTGGTGGAGAGGACAGTTTCCAAAGGACTGCATGTCTGAGCTGCATCTGGAGGTGTCAGGAGGACAGAGTCTCTGAGTGTTGCAATAGAGGGACCAACACTTGAAGACTTATAGGTCTCAGCGCACAGTGCGCTTGGTACTAGCTCCTATCCCTGAGGTGTAGAGGCAGATATAGACGGAACAGAGTCAGAACTGCTTTCTGGGTAGAGCTTGGGCACTTACCCCTTCTAGAGTTAGTCCACATCAGAAAGGGCCTTAGGAATATTCTCAAATAAAACTATGTTTCAGAAGCATTATACTTGTAATGTAGGGAAGGGTTCGGTCCAGTACTTGGGGAAGCACTGCATGTCCCAGCCATTCCAGAAAGACAGTGCTCATTGGGCCACTAGAGCTCTTGAGAAGGTCTCCAGAAGACTTGCAGAATTCTCCAGCTGTTAACCTGCATTTCCTAGGTGGTTTCCCTATGGAGTACTTGATGAGATAGCAAGATTTGGGTGTTAACTGGAAGGTGATGGGAAAGGTGGAGACCGGTAGAGACCGGTGGTGGTTCTAGAAAGACTAACGGGCAGGTTTGTGTGTGGAATGGAGTGATGGCAACAGAGAGAGGGTGCTGCAGAGCGAAGGGCAAGGAGCACAGAGGATGAAGCAGACTCTAGAGAGGCTTTGGAGGCAGAGCAGTAAGCATTTGgtgagaaggagggaggcagagcagtAAGCATTTGgtgagaaggagagaggcagagcagtAAGCATTTGATGAGAAGGAGGGAGTACAGGATGACTACCAGAGGGGTTTTTTGGGAGGCTGGGGGTTAGGAAACCATTTAGAAAATTCAGGGTTAGCAGTTGGAGATTTCTTGAAGTCCTTTATAGAGTTTCTCAGTCTTTAATGCATTAATGAGCACTTTGTAGAAAGGAATGTCATGTGTAATGCTTCCCAAACTACTTTCCTACTTTAACAACACTTCTGAGATAGTTTGTATCTGAAAGTAGCCCAAAGCACTTTCAGCTGTGGTCTTACTCCAGAGGGGCGGAAGTTACACTTACACAGTGACTGTGCTTGCTTGACATCCAAGCATGCCTTTTCCACATCCTGCTACTTTCTTTTGCTTAAGAGACAGTGGGGATTTCCtcatgtagatcaagctggccttgaatccagatctggctgcctctgccttctgagtgctgggattagggacTTGTGTGTTACCATGGCCAACTGACTcttgagctgtttttttttttttggctttgttttgttttttgggttttttgtttgtttgtttgttgttttgtttttgagacaaggtttctctgtgtagctttggctgtcctggaactcactctgtagaccagacaggcctcaaacttacagagatcgcttgcctctgcctccacaaagtgctgggattaaaggtgtgcaccatcccCGACCAtcggaaaaaaatagttttatgggatataatttacatatcaagattaacacatcttaaatatataattcactgattttgttgttgttgttatgtttttcgagacagggtttctctgtgtagttttggtgtctatactggatctcgctctgtagaccaggctggccttgaactcacagtgctggctctgcctcttagtactgggattgaaggcgtgtgccaccactgcccggctagttcACTGAGTTTTAAGTAAATGTCTAGAGTTGTATGAATACCACAGTCcagtttgtttgttggtttgttttgttgagacagggtttctctgtgtatccctggctgtcctggaactcagactcACTCCATAGattgggctgtcctggaactcatagaaatccacctgcctctgcctccgcctcccaagtgtggagatcagaggcgtgcatcaccacccgGTTCACAGAGCAGTCTTACAACTTGTCCATCTTTTTCCCCAGAATCTTTTGTGTCTATCTGTAATCAGCTTTGCATCCGTAGTTGTAGACAACCACTGATTTCGGTTGTCTCTTCTGAATAATTCATGTAGAAAGAGTTTTTAGCAGCTagtgtctttcatttgtttgttttttgtttgtttgtttgtttttttccttggagctgaggaccgaacccagggccttgtgcttgctaggcaagtgctctacccctgagctcaATCTTCAGcccccatttgtttgtttttatgagtcACTCATGTAACACACGTCAGTATTGGACATCATTCTGTTGTGAGCGTTTGAGTTTTGGGGAAATGGCAGCCGATAGTGGTGAAGTGCTTTGCGCTCTACTGTCCAAGTCGGTGTAgacttttccctttttcttatctgtctgtcttttcctttttctcatctttctctccctctctttttttctttttggtagtcATTCTTTTGACACATAATTGGGCGCACGTAAGAAATGTTACTTCTGCTCTATTCAATATATGAATTACTTGTGATGTTTTAACATTCTTATATCATGGTTTGTGTCATCTAGGCCACAGATaaagaacaagcaggcaaagcaaCCAAGTTTTTAGCTTTGGACAAATgtttaccacacagagactttctTCAGGTAATAAGAACATGAGTAATTTTACAAAAGTTTTACTCTTCCAatgattttaaagaaatagtttttacttCAGAATTTATTTGTactatttataatttatgttttctgAGAATTTTTGGCGTTGTTtatgttaacattttaaattaactagATTTAAAATGATTAGAGTGTTAACATAAATGAATTACCTAAAATTTCCAATTTCATTCTATAGGTGTTAGAAGTAGAACATGACCCCAGTGCTCCTGAGTACTTAGAGTATGACGTTGAATGGCTTACTGTTCTCAGGGCCACTGATGACCTGATCAATGTGACCCGGAACCTATGGAATATGCCTGAAAATAATGGTCTGCATACAAGGTAGTTCTCCTCACTTTCAAACTTGCCCTCTGCACTGTGTCCAGTGCAGTGTCTCTGATCTGTGTTGTATTCTGGTCCCTGGAGAGTTTGCTTTGTCTGCAGAGAAGATGGGGTGAGGTGACAATGTGCTTTGGGGATCTGAGCATTTGGGGAGCCTCCTGGCAAGTGCTTGCTTGATGTCCTGACACATTTGTGAGGTGTAAGTGATTGCCTGTTGTCTCTAATTTGGGCCTGCCTGGGGGACTTACACCCATTAGCCCCTCCAGGCACTGGCCATGAGACCCCAACTTTGTACTCAAGGTTGACTGATAGTGGAGAAAGCTACAAGTTTTTGTCCGAGGCTGACAAAAGAAAGGGTCTGTTAGGTGTCAACCCAAGTAAATTTATGAATGTATAAGCATGCTTCAGACTATGGCATGGTGAAGGTTTagttcacacacacatttgttttgaGGGATGAGTAAAGTTTTTTCTTagagttgttttttatttctttttttttttgtttgttttttttttgttttttcgagacagggtttctctgtgtagctttgcgccttttcctggaactcacttggtagcccaggctggctgttttttatttctaaagattATTTGCTAAGTTAATTATAATTTTACCACAtgggttatttaatttttaatttttattttatgtatatggataatCACCCTGCATGAATGTCTAGgcaccatgtatatgcctggtacctatggagaccagaagagggagtcagatctcttgaaactggagttagaaatggctgtgagctgccatgtgggtgctgggaattgaacccggatcctctgagAGAGTGGCtactgttcttaaccactgagccatctctgcagctcttgtgtagaatttttaaagtttcttttttaatcctTATGACTGGAGTCCGTACTTAGGGTTTTTACTAACTCTTTGAAGGTGATAACATGTACAAACCAATCGCTCTGATTGTTACAGGTGGGATTATAGTGCAACAGAAGAAGCTATGAAAGAAGTAATGGAAAAGCTGAACCATGACCCCAAAGTCCCCTGTAACTTCAGCATGACAGCTGCTTGTTATGACCCTAGTAAGCCACAGACGCAAGTGCAGCTGGTTCACAGGATCAATCCGCAGACGACGGAATTCTGTGCCCAGCTGGGCATCACAGACATTAACGTCATACTTCAGAAGGTCAAGGACAAGCGTTATCTGTTTGGTGAATATGAAGAGCAGGGTGATCTGGGAACCGATGACTCTGAAGAAGACCGGAGTGAATACAACACAGACACATCTGCCATGTCCTCCATTAATCCAGATGAAATCATGCtggatgatgaggaggaggaagttgtAAGTGCTTGCAGTGACATGAATACACCTTCTGTAGAACCTTCTTCCGATCAAGCTTCTGACTTGTCCACAAGCTTTTCCGACGTCAGGAACTTGCCAAGCTCCATGTTCGTGTCTTCTGATGATCCGTCCCATTCTCCGACTGGTAGGGAGGGGAAACCTGGGGAGACTGTGCAGTCTGGGGATGAAAAGGACTTAACTGAGTTTCCATTGAAGAGGCTGAGTAATGAACATGAGCctgagcaaagaaagaaaattaagaggaGGAATCAAGCCATTTATGCTGCAGCAGACGACGATGATAACGATGAAGACAGGGACTTGTCTTAGTGATGTATGTAGTAGGTGATTTCAAGACCCTGTTTTTAGGGTTGAATTGTTGATTTATTACTGGACTTTGTAATAATGAAATGATGGAATTTTAGTTCTCTATCAACTTTGTTTTTAGGTGTATGTTTCAGATATAAACTTATTAAAATTTCATATGAAATTTGGTTGATGACCATTTTTTGAAGACATTCACTTCCATTTTTGTCAGCACTTGCTGCATTTGAACTTCGAGAAACTGTTCTCTAAGAAGGGACTATGAAGATAAACTAAGATGGATTTTGTAAATGTTTGGATGCATAAAGCGCCACTTAATTGCTGAAATTAATATCCTGTTGGCTTGTGTATTATGTTTTAGCCTAAATTTTTATGTAACTGGTAGCTGTATTAAAAGTTATCTTGGCCCGGTgcagtttaatattaattaccaacaaGATTGTCTAAATGCTGTCTCTTGCTTCATGATAGATTGATAGGAGTAAAGTATTGTCAAATGTCCATAGCAAACAACTCCACCTGGCTTGTCTCTAATTACCATACCTGGGCTGCCTGAGGAGATTGCCTCTGGACTTGGCAACAGAATCATAGCTCCAAgggtctctctcctcctcatcctgcTGCAGTCCAAATCCAGGCATTAGTTTAGGGAAATCCTGAAGTGGTGGGCTTCCATTCTGCCAGCATTTGACGTCAAAGCTTTGGGACTTTGAGGCTTTTATGTTTGtccccttccattttttttttcatttaaaagattattttcttaCTTACATAAGGTATTTGAAACTGAATTTTCCCCACTAGTTTGAATTCCACAAATTCAGATCATGGTTTTCTCCAGAAAAGTTTTTCTAACAAGAAAAAACACACGTATGCCTGAGGCAATTTGTAGTATTAAATTACcccgaatttttttttttttctttttggttcttagagacagagtttttctgtataacagccttcgctgtcctggaactcgatttgtagaccaggctggcctcaaactcggagattcacctgcctctgccacagagtgctgggattaaaggtgtgtgccaccatgacctaGCTCTTGAAAATTCTTAAAGCAGAAAATAGTTATATATAAGACAAAATGCTAGAATTCGTAGATGTTgattctaaaaaaacaaacaaaataatgctCTAGTTTTCCGCAATCATGAAAGAATACAAATACAGACTGTGCAGATCTCAGACAaacaagttccagatcagccagggctatgtaaagagactgtctcaaaaaaaatttttaagtatgcaaatacaaagatgcaaaaatattATTCTTATAACATTGTCTAAGCTTGGTAGAACGTATGGTTAGAATTTCTTAGGAACAGAATTTATTGTTGTCAATTGTAGTTGAAATGGAGTAAATATGAAAGTTATCAGAAAATGATTCCCATAAAGTACCTGGTGGCTTTGTAACCAAATGACAGCTTGTCCTGCCTGTTACCACAAAGGCCAATGGGCAGAGACAAATGGAATCATTTAGTTATGTTCTTTCTATTCAGGTGGTGGGCAATCTGAAGACTGCGCTGGGTTCACGCCCTAGGAGGAGTGAACCACATTGTATTGCACTTCCAGCTAGCAGGCTATGTAAGGAGAGGCAGGGGGTCCAGAGCTTAGCCTCTCTCCTGGGGTCAGGTGGTCAGTGCTGTCCCTGACATTTGTGGTGCTGGTGTCTCATTATCTGTACTTCTCACTTGTTATTGTCTCTGGAACACCTATGTTTGGACACTCCCAAGGACACTGAGTGGTTAGTGTTCACAGGTGGTATCCTGTGTTCCTCCGAGTGCCACCTGGGCTGGAGGTTTAACTCAATGAGCCAGCCAGCAGTGTGTGCCCAGTGAGCTGTTTATGATGTGTACATGCAGATTTTCTGTAATGAGTACAGGCCCTGTATCGGAATAGTCCAGTTTCCTCTGGAAAACGTTTAAAGCCAGCTAATCCTGTTAAACAAACTGTTCCACAATATAGAAAAAGAAGAGGTTCTTTTAAGGAAGCAAGTGTAATGCCTATGCCAAATTTATGAAAAAGAACCTCACAAAATAACAACAGgctttggggctggtgagatggctcggcagttaagagtattggctgctcttccagaggatctgagttcgattctTGCCAtctacatggaagctcacaactgtctgtaattctagttccaggggatttgatacccACTTCTGCCCCACTTGGGTATCATCCACACATacggcacagacatacattcaaacaaatgtacacataaaacaaaaaaaagtacatttaaagATGACGTGGCATGAGCCATACGTACAGTAGAGGTGGTTCAATACTATGAAGCCTATTGAGACAATAGAGGTGATAAGAACAAACCATGATGATTTCCATAGATGAGGAAAGGGTCTTTGACAAAATTGAGCCCCGATTTCTGGTagtggaaaaaatgaaaatctacCATCCAGCTAACTTTGGAAAGAGTAAGCATTTATCAAGGACAGGCAGCTACTGCCTCCGCTGCAGTctaccctgtcttggaaagaacCAAACAAATCAGACAAGAGAAAATGCTGAGGGCAACCAGTCGCAGTGAAGAGCTCTGCATGTGGATGGCCTGGTGGTTTAGGGAGAAAACCCAAACTCCAGAC encodes:
- the Dbr1 gene encoding lariat debranching enzyme isoform X1, with amino-acid sequence MRVAVAGCCHGELDKIYETLALAEQRGPGPVDLLLCCGDFQAVRNEADLRCMAVPPKYRHMQTFYRYYSGEKKAPVLTIFIGGNHEASNHLQELPYGGWVAPNIYYLGLAGVVKYRGIRIGGISGIFKSHDYRKGHFERPPYDSSTIRSIYHVRNIEVYKLKQLKQPVDIFLSHDWPRSIYHYGNKKQLLKTKSFFRQEVENNTLGSPAASELLEHLKPAYWFSAHLHVKFAALMQHQATDKEQAGKATKFLALDKCLPHRDFLQVLEVEHDPSAPEYLEYDVEWLTVLRATDDLINVTRNLWNMPENNGLHTRWDYSATEEAMKEVMEKLNHDPKVPCNFSMTAACYDPSKPQTQVQLVHRINPQTTEFCAQLGITDINVILQKVKDKRYLFGEYEEQGDLGTDDSEEDRSEYNTDTSAMSSINPDEIMLDDEEEEVVSACSDMNTPSVEPSSDQASDLSTSFSDVRNLPSSMFVSSDDPSHSPTGREGKPGETVQSGDEKDLTEFPLKRLSNEHEPEQRKKIKRRNQAIYAAADDDDNDEDRDLS
- the Dbr1 gene encoding lariat debranching enzyme isoform X2, with the translated sequence MRVAVAGCCHGELDKIYETLALAEQRGPGPVDLLLCCGDFQAVRNEADLRCMAVPPKYRHMQTFYRYYSGEKKAPVLTIFIGGNHEASNHLQELPYGGWVAPNIYYLGLAGVVKYRGIRIGGISGIFKSHDYRKGHFERPPYDSSTIRSIYHVRNIEVYKLKQATDKEQAGKATKFLALDKCLPHRDFLQVLEVEHDPSAPEYLEYDVEWLTVLRATDDLINVTRNLWNMPENNGLHTRWDYSATEEAMKEVMEKLNHDPKVPCNFSMTAACYDPSKPQTQVQLVHRINPQTTEFCAQLGITDINVILQKVKDKRYLFGEYEEQGDLGTDDSEEDRSEYNTDTSAMSSINPDEIMLDDEEEEVVSACSDMNTPSVEPSSDQASDLSTSFSDVRNLPSSMFVSSDDPSHSPTGREGKPGETVQSGDEKDLTEFPLKRLSNEHEPEQRKKIKRRNQAIYAAADDDDNDEDRDLS